Part of the Musa acuminata AAA Group cultivar baxijiao chromosome BXJ3-10, Cavendish_Baxijiao_AAA, whole genome shotgun sequence genome, CGACGGCCAACCCGTCTCCCCCACGGCGATCTCCACGTCGCCGTAACCAAGCCGACGCATCGCGGCGTGCACCGCGTCCAGCTGCGCCACGAACATGTTGGTGTAGTTCACCCCTGTGGCAGGGTCGAACACCCCCGAGTTGGGCCGGAACAGGGCGTAGTTGAGGGTGCGCGCCGTGTAGCCGAAGTAGGGGTAGGGGTTCACCACGAACGGGGTGCGCGTGCGGCGGTGGAAGTCGAGCATCGGGGCGAAAATGGCGCGGTCATAGCCACGGCGGAAGCGGCCGATGGAGGGCGGTTCGGAGGTGGAGAGGATGCCGAGAGAGTGGGGGGTGGAAACCCGGATCTGGTGAAAGCCGGCGGCCGAGAGGGCTGCGTAGAGCGAGCGCATAGCCGGTACGAGGTGGGCGATAAGGTTGCGGTCGGCGGTGGCGAGGACCTCGTTACCGACGGCGACGAGGGAGATGTTGGTGGCGGGGTAGAAGGGAGCGACATGGGAGGCGACCCAAGCGGAGGCGGCGGGGGAAGGGGCGGACGAGCGGGAGGCGAGGGAGGCGATGTCCCCATTGGGGACGGTGATCATCAGGGAGATGCCGGTGCCAGCGAAGGCGCGGATCATGTCGGGGTTGGCGTCGAAAAGCTTGACGCGGTCGATGAAGGTACGGTCCTTGAGGAAGGCGGCGACTTGGGCCGGCGGGGGAAGGTTGTTGGCGTAGGCACCGTAGTTGACGCCGATGGAAATGGCAGCGGCGGCCGTGATGGAGGAGAAAGGGACGAGGTGGAGAACAAGGAAGAGGGCAAGGAGGAGCTTTGTGGGGCTCGCTAGAGCGGTGAGAAGGCCTCCGGCGGCGGCCATTGTTGAGGGGGTGGGATGGAAATTGGTTGTGCAGAGGAAGGCGAAGAGGGCAGCCGATATAGTAATAAATTGGGTTGCTTTTAAGTATTTTTAATGTGTGAAATGGTGGACTCATGTCGGGCGCTGTGACGTGGCGAAGACTTCGACAAGGGATCGGAACGTGATGCTTCGGGTTGCCTTGATTGTCCACGTGGACGGCCGATGGGGGATGAGGTCCCGTCCACTACCACGGATTTAGCTAGGTTAATTATTGGGCCGGAATGGATATATAGGCCCATCATGAATGGTGGCCTGCATCCGGCCCAATATGTGCCTGGCAGAAATGTGGTGGCTCGAGGGTTGTGCTCGAAACGCTTAAAAACCCTAAGCGCAAAAGATGCTCTCCCGCTTAGTCTCCCTACGACTTCCCCATCGGTTTCTAATCCTAACCCTAGCCTCCTCCCATTCCTGCCTCCCTCCGTCCACTCCTCCCATTCGATCTCTGCCTCTCTTTCATCCTTGTCTCTTCCCTCTTATGCCAATTTTACCTCATtttgaaaccgtgattcattttaacaaatcttctcttaaataaataacataaagaattctttggagatcataaaaaagatagaattcattcaatcttgcaagagaacaagatattaatttatgcatataaaatgttgatttaagcataaaaaatctcaatttacatattttaaaaaatcaagataaaactcatttaaatcatcaaatcaagatcattttcaagagattcacaaaagtaataaaaatagattcgttaatttttttttgaaaaatcaataaagtcagaaaaataaatttttcaaaaagaaacctTTCtaatttttagttgttttaattcatatgatttatttcatacatgtatattcttttcttttatgccatacTCTCGACTCTTTTCCAGCGATATACCGACGTGATCTAGAATGAGGGTAAAATAGAATATAACTCGAAAGAAAATAAATAGTATAGTTTTTTCGGATGGAAAATGTATGAactcaataaaataaaaaaatagctcaccacctagtttaaaatcacaaagggatatagaaagtGCACCACTCTAAgaaaattaaacaaggatacaaaattaaaaataaaagactcactactcaaggaaatattatcagtttctaaagttctttataagtcctaaacaccaaaataaatactagtacataaaataacccttcatgcataggaaatttcaaaattaagtgtttatAACTGCTAGCCAAATCCTTTAATGCATTCATTGgtcatgaagaaatgttcacagctgctaaccaactcctttaatgtattcctttgtcatgaagaaaagtacattgaaacagctttaactttgtatagggaatatgctgatgagctgtcatatttaagTGGGttgagattatgaggcatcattattggctgaaaaaaatatcatatcataatcaaggttcatatgatcagattgtagtaatttagacactcccgtgtcaatctcccccggttgaaaaagacttgtcctcaagtccttgtttgattcatcaacatgattataaaaaggatttaaatcaaccacattaaatgttgggaatACTTCGTAATCTTCAAGTAGCTTAATCTCATAAGTATTTTTTTCAATTCTCTTAagtaccttgaatggaccatcagcctttggttttagtttttcaaatttgtttggtggaaacctctccttcattagatgaatccagactaaATCACCTACATTAAACTCCATTGTTTTCTGTGTTTATTGGCAGTAtgtatgtacctctcattttgcttctcaatggttgctttcacactctcatgtagcttctttatttgCTTAGCtcgttcatcagcatctccactaaattgctttattgtagagtgagggattaagtccaaaggattagcaccataaacaacctcaaaagaaCTCTTACTGATACTATGATGGATAGAACGATTATAGGAAAACtcgatttgtggaagaatgagatctcactgcttaatattcttgtcaacatagcttctaagcaaaattTTCAAGCTTCTTTTCATTACCTCAGTttacccatcggtttgtggatgatgcgagctgcttaaATTTCAAAGAAGTACCTGCTTAAATTTGAATCTCGattagacaccatagttcttggaataccatacaatttaataattttcttaaaatataaatcagtaaTATGAGATG contains:
- the LOC103999664 gene encoding glucan endo-1,3-beta-glucosidase, coding for MAAAGGLLTALASPTKLLLALFLVLHLVPFSSITAAAAISIGVNYGAYANNLPPPAQVAAFLKDRTFIDRVKLFDANPDMIRAFAGTGISLMITVPNGDIASLASRSSAPSPAASAWVASHVAPFYPATNISLVAVGNEVLATADRNLIAHLVPAMRSLYAALSAAGFHQIRVSTPHSLGILSTSEPPSIGRFRRGYDRAIFAPMLDFHRRTRTPFVVNPYPYFGYTARTLNYALFRPNSGVFDPATGVNYTNMFVAQLDAVHAAMRRLGYGDVEIAVGETGWPSAGEPGQLGVSVEDAISYNMNLIRLVNSGNGTPMMPDRRFETYVFALFNENLKPGPTAERHFGLFNADFSAVYDVGLMRGQAPAPAGGSGRRWCVARADASTAALQANIDYACGSGGANCRPIQDGGACFYPNTPLSHASYAMNAYYQAAGRHDFDCDFGHTGVLTSTDPSRGNCKYQ